A DNA window from Ornithinimicrobium humiphilum contains the following coding sequences:
- the aceA gene encoding isocitrate lyase, with protein sequence MTATTTTQTPLTPAELAVELEHQWATDPRWAGVQRRYSAEDVIRLRGSVVEEHTLARRGAEKLWEAIETKPFTRALGALTGNQAVQMVKAGLEAIYLSGWQVAADANLAGETYPDQSLYPANSVPAVVRRINNALKRADQIAWMNGDTSTDYFAPIVADAEAGFGGPLNVFELMKSMIAAGAAGVHWEDQLASEKKCGHLGGKVLVPTSQHVRTLNSARLAADVLGVPTLVIARTDALAADLLTSDVDEIDQEFTTGERTSEGFYRVRNGIEPVLARAKAYAPYADLIWVETGTPDLGLAREFAQELHKEFPGQKLAYNCSPSFNWKAALSDTEIAEFQDKLGELGYAFQFITLAGFHALNHGMFSLAHGYARTGMSAYVELQEAEFADAERGYTAVRHQAEVGTGYFDAVSTAVNPDSSTTALSGSTESEQFSH encoded by the coding sequence ATGACTGCCACCACCACCACCCAGACCCCGCTCACCCCCGCCGAGCTCGCCGTCGAGCTGGAGCACCAGTGGGCGACCGACCCCCGCTGGGCCGGCGTGCAGCGCCGCTACTCCGCCGAGGACGTCATCAGGCTGCGCGGCTCCGTCGTCGAGGAGCACACCCTCGCCCGGCGCGGTGCGGAGAAGCTCTGGGAGGCCATCGAGACCAAGCCGTTCACCCGCGCGCTGGGTGCGCTGACCGGCAACCAGGCCGTCCAGATGGTCAAGGCCGGCCTCGAGGCGATCTACCTGTCCGGCTGGCAGGTCGCCGCCGACGCCAACCTGGCCGGCGAGACCTACCCCGACCAGAGCCTCTACCCGGCCAACTCGGTCCCGGCCGTCGTCCGCCGCATCAACAACGCGCTCAAGCGCGCCGACCAGATCGCGTGGATGAACGGCGACACCTCGACCGACTACTTCGCGCCGATCGTCGCCGACGCGGAAGCCGGCTTCGGCGGCCCGCTCAACGTCTTCGAGCTGATGAAGTCGATGATCGCCGCCGGCGCCGCGGGCGTGCACTGGGAGGACCAGCTGGCGTCGGAGAAGAAGTGCGGACACCTGGGCGGCAAGGTCCTGGTCCCCACCTCCCAGCACGTCCGCACCCTCAACTCGGCCCGCCTGGCGGCCGACGTCCTGGGCGTCCCGACGCTCGTCATCGCCCGCACCGACGCCCTCGCGGCGGACCTGCTGACGAGCGACGTCGACGAGATCGACCAGGAGTTCACCACCGGCGAGCGCACCTCCGAGGGCTTCTACCGGGTCCGCAACGGCATCGAGCCGGTGCTGGCCCGCGCCAAGGCCTACGCGCCCTACGCGGACCTCATCTGGGTCGAGACCGGCACGCCGGACCTGGGCCTGGCCCGCGAGTTCGCGCAGGAGCTGCACAAGGAGTTCCCCGGGCAGAAGCTGGCCTACAACTGCTCCCCCTCGTTCAACTGGAAGGCGGCGCTCTCCGACACCGAGATCGCCGAGTTCCAGGACAAGCTGGGCGAGCTGGGCTACGCCTTCCAATTCATCACCCTGGCCGGCTTCCACGCCCTCAACCACGGGATGTTCTCCCTGGCCCACGGCTACGCCCGCACCGGCATGTCGGCCTACGTCGAGCTGCAGGAGGCGGAGTTCGCCGACGCCGAGCGCGGCTACACCGCGGTCCGCCACCAGGCCGAGGTCGGCACCGGCTACTTCGACGCGGTCAGCACCGCGGTGAACCCCGACTCCTCCACCACGGCGCTGTCCGGCTCGACCGAGTCCGAGCAGTTCTCCCACTGA